In Mustela lutreola isolate mMusLut2 chromosome 1, mMusLut2.pri, whole genome shotgun sequence, one genomic interval encodes:
- the LOC131822722 gene encoding guanine nucleotide exchange factor subunit RIC1-like — translation HPSTRPPIHPSTHPSIHPSTHPSTCPSIHPSIHPSIHPSIHPSTHSSIHPSTHPLIQPSSQPAVHPSLHPPVHPSIHTPVHPSIHPPVHPSIHPSIHPPVHPSIHPPVHPSIHPPVHPSTRPSIHPSIHPSVHPSIHPSIHPSTRPSIHPSIHPSIRPSVHPSIHPSIHPPVHPSIQPASRPSIHPPVHPSIHPPIHPSIYPSIQPSIHPSTHPSIHPSIHPPHPSVHPSIHPS, via the coding sequence catccatccacccgtccacccatccatccatccacccacccatccatccatccatccacccatccatccacctgtccatccatccatccctccatccacccatccatccatccatccatccatccctccacccattcatccatccatccatccacccatccactcatccagccatccagccagccagccgtccatccatccctccatccacccgtccatccgtccatccatacacccgtccatccgtccatccatccacccgtccatccatccatccatccatccatccatccacccgtccatccatccatccatccacccgtccatccgtccatccatccacccgtccatccatccacccgtccatccatccatccatccatccacccgtccgtccatccatccatccatccatccatccatccatccacccgtccatccatccatccctccatccacccgtccatccgtccatccgtccatccatccatccatccatccattcatccacccgtccatccatccatccagccagccagccgtccgtccatccatccacccgtccatccatccatccatccacccatccatccatccatctatccatccatccagccgtccatccatccatccacccacccgtccatccatccatctatccatccaccccatccatccgtccatccgtccatccatccatcc